GTAGGTCCTCGGCGAATCTGGATTCGATTCCTGGTGCAACCTGAAAGTTTCAACGTAAATCTTGGTTGGAATATTATTTAATTGAATGAAAAAAGATTTTTAAAAAAATCTCAACACTAAATTATaagaaaattaaattattaGCTACGATATTACTAAAAACTAAAGtatatttaaaacaatttaTGTAACACCCTTGTTACTTTAATTTTTACTTATGTAGTGCATTTTGAAAAGTGAAATTTCATTTGAAAATGTCGGATAATAGACTTCATTTTACCGGATTTATTGCACCTGCTTGATGACCACCTCCTGGCCCTAAACTGATGCCGGAGTAAGCTGTGTGTGCACCGGGAATGCCTCCATCAGCAGCTATGCGATTACTTGCTTCAAAAATCCTACGTAATGTATGCACAAATTACTTGAGAAATGTCATCTATGAAGTATGCATCGACATCGCTATTCTTGTACGCGTGGATATCATTATTTACGAAAAGAAACAAATAAGATAGAGGAATTGTAATTTGAACAAAAGATTGCGCATCGAAATTCGTTCGACACGAACTTCCGCTCAACCTACgcttgctgttgctgttgcattTGAGCTTGGAATTGCTTGAACTGCTCCTCCATTTGCTTCTGGAAATCTGGGAACAGGAACAGATTCGGGTCGATCTGGTCGAACGGTTGGTCTGGAAAAAGTAAAACGATAAATATCTGTAATAAGAGAGCCAAAAGAAAATCATCGACGTGCCAGTCTAAAGGCACTGTTCAATGCCCCAATGTAATGTGTTGCATGAAGATTATGAGAAAACGTCACGTTACACTATGTCTCCAAGCAAACTCGCTGTACAAGCATATCCGCGCAATGCAAGCTCTAAAATCGCTGACACTTTATTCTAACCCAACCTAGTTTTTAATCGACGCGAGACGACGTCGCAAACCCTGATCTTAATCTCTCTAAAATCCCTCCTAAATCATCGCAGTGCATGCATCCACCCGATAATCCTCAAAAATGCCACTCCTGACATCGAACTCGCCCTCTTATTGAACATTACCTACTCCGCTGTTAGCAAATCCCCCTGAGAAAGCCACGCTCGGCACGCTGGCCGCATTGGGCATGCTGGCTGTGTTGGGCGCATTGGCCGCGGTGGCCATGTTGGGCACGTTGGGCACGTTGGCCAAGTTCAGCACGCTGTTCGGTTCCGTGGCTCTGTTGGCCAAGTTAACGGGATACAAATTGTCGTTATATCCCCCAGGATAAGCTAACGGTTCGCCACCAGCTCCAGCCGATGCGCTAGCGGAAGCGAAGGACGACGCAGCTCCACCTCCGTTGTTCAATCCCGTCCATGGATAATTATTAGTGTCGTCTGTTATACCGTGGAAGGTAGAGTCACCGTAAGGTAGATTAGGAATATAGGATGGAATTGGAAATTGTGGAATGAAGGAAGGGAAGAAAAACGGGGGGAACATAGGAAAGCTTGAAGTGTCAGGGTTTACAGGAAGCGTTGGGTTCTGCCATGGGGTTGGATTAAATTGCTGCGTGGGATTGTTATTGGGATTTTGAGGCTTATCCTCAGATGGGCCGAAACGAGAGCCGAATGTAGGGATGGCGGGCGCAGAAGTTGGTTTCTTAGGGTTCGATGGCTTCGTTTTAGGCGCAGTCGTTGGTTTAGCTGAATCACTGGGATTCGGTGCGGTGGTTGGACTAGATTTCGCAGGCTTTGGTTTGGGTGTTGTCGACTTGTCATCTGAAGTAGTTGGGCTGTCTGATTCAGGAGTAGTAGATTTCGTGTTTGGATTAGAAGCTTGGTCATCTGGCTTTGTAGTTGGGTTCTGTGGTTTAGAAGACTTCGCGGATGGATCAGAAGTTGGACTGTCTGATTCAGGGGTGGTGGATTTTGTGTTCGGATCAGAAGCTGGATCCTCTGGCTTTGTAGTTGGGTTCTGTGGTTTAGAAGACTTCGCGGATGGATCAGAAGTTGGACTGTCTGATTCAGGGGTGGTGGATTTTGTGTTCGGATCAGAAGCTGGATCCTCTGGCTCTGTAGTCGGGTTCTCTGGTTTGGAAGACTTAGTGGTTGGACTAGAAGTTGGACTGTCTGATTGAAGAGTGGTGGACTTCGCGGTTGGACTAGAAGCTGGATCTTCTGATTTAGAAGTAGTGGGCTCCGTAGTTGGATCAGAAGCCGTGGTTTTTGCTTCAGGTGTAGTGGGTTCGGTAGTTGGATCAGAAGCAGGAGTCTCTCGTTTAACAGATTTAGTAGTTGGGCTAGAAGCTGGCAGTTTGGGGTCTGTAGATTTAGTAGTTGGTTCGGACGCTGAAGTTTCAGGATCTGTAGACTTGGTGCTCGATTCGGACGCTGGAATTTCAGGATCCGTAGACTTGGTGCTCGATTCGGACGCTGGAATTTCAGGATCCGTAGACTTGGTACTTGGTTCAGACGTCGAAATTTCAGGATCCGTAGACTTGGTACTTGGTTCAGACGTTGAAATTTCAGGATCCATAGATTTGGTAGTTGGACTAGCAGTTGGATCCTCTGATTTAGTGGTTTCAGTGGTCGGGTCAGACGTAGGAGTCTCTCTTTTCGACGGCGTGGGTTTAGTAGCTGGACTAGAAGTAGGAGTCTTTGTTTTAGGAGTAGTGGACTCAGTACTGGAAGTAGGAGAGTCTGTTTCAGACATGGTAGGTTCGACAGGTGGACTGGATGATTCTATGGATTCTGGCTTGGGCTTAGTTTCCAACTTCGCCCTAAGAACTGGCAGTGGAGGTACAGGTGCGGTCGTTCGACTTGGTTTCGAATCATCAGCGGTTGTTGAACTGAGATTCGGTGTGGAATCGGTTCTTGGATCTGAGTCAGGCGTCGTGGAGCGTGGTTTCTTCGTCGAGCCACTCTCCGTGCCAGTGGCGGGACTCAGAGTCGACGGTTGTGCAGTGGTGCTGCTTTTAGCAGTGTCCGTATCGCCAGAGTCTCGTTTCGTCCTCGATATCCCAGCAAGATCCACGACAAACGATCTATCGGCTTCTTGCGATCCAGCTTCGTCgatgaaaagaaagaaaatagcATATTTCGTATTTCTAACTGCTCTTACAAGAATAGCGTCACTATTGTCTTTGTAGTCACACACATCTCACTGTTATCGTCAGCATGCTATTCTTTTTTTACAAATCTCAATTGATCGTTTTCAGGAAATTCCTTCACCTGGTTGCATGCATACAGGATAGAGATCTCATTGCGCTAAACACGTTAAACATAAGTGTTAACCTCAGCGTTTCATGTACCTTCGGTTCACAAAGGAATCCAATTATCTGATCGTTAAATCTTCTTTACTTTTATGAGGTACGTGGGAAGGCCAAACACACAATTTCACGTGTAACATAGAGCATGCAAAAGGATTATCTGGGTGGTACTGTCTAGGTAGAATGCACTCATGTAAATGCCAGTTTCTTCACGTAAGAACGGATTTCCCCAATGGCCACGTGGAATGAATGCGCGCAATTGTACAATGGTAATGAAAAATGTTTCAAGGCGTGAACGTGAACAACGAGTACGAAGTAACAGTTAGCCGATCCAAACGAAGTGATTTAAGAAATTTTAAAAATTCTAATTCATTCAAGAACAATTTTATTCTATTATTACGCTCTCATTAACGCATCTCTGCAAATGACTCGAGACTACATGTAGATGTCAAGAGAGAATCATCGCACGAACATTGCGTCACGTTTGTTACGCTTCAACGCCGTAATTGTTGTAATTAATAAGAGATTCCCATTGCGTCGCGACGCAGAGGTCCGAAAGCGACAAGTGCAAGCTTCGAAGGATCGTCGACGCGAGTCAGCTGGAAATTTCAGGACGCGCGCGACGCCGCCGTAAATTCGAAAAGACGCGGAGGCTAGAAAGCGGATGACGCGTCTCTCAGGGCCATTCGCGAGGAAAACTTTCCGAGTCCAATTAAGCCCGCTCCAAAGGTCAGGAAGAAGCGTTGTTCAGCGCGTACAATTTGCTCGAGAGACCGCGGCACGGTTCGCCAGCGGGGAATAAAAGCGAGCCGAGTCGAAAGAAAGTAAGCGTGCAAGCATCTGCGCGAGGGTCAAGGTCGGTCTCGAAACGAGGTCATGGTTCGCGAGGGAATTATCTTCCCGCGATGACACCCAGCGTTCGCGTACCAACAGAAAAATCGATGCATCGCGCGGACAGCTATTTAAGTTACGTACGTGTGTGC
This sequence is a window from Xylocopa sonorina isolate GNS202 chromosome 6, iyXylSono1_principal, whole genome shotgun sequence. Protein-coding genes within it:
- the LOC143424521 gene encoding uncharacterized protein LOC143424521 isoform X2, which produces MDTRLLAVLVLVGVAGSLAVPRPPPYRLRRTGSQEADRSFVVDLAGISRTKRDSGDTDTAKSSTTAQPSTLSPATGTESGSTKKPRSTTPDSDPRTDSTPNLSSTTADDSKPSRTTAPVPPLPVSPTSSTESTTPKTKTPTSSPATKPTPSKRETPTSDPTTETTKSEDPTASPTTKSMDPEISTSEPSTKSTDPEISTSEPSTKSTDPEIPASESSTKSTDPEIPASESSTKSTDPETSASEPTTKSTDPKLPASSPTTKSVKRETPASDPTTEPTTPEAKTTASDPTTEPTTSKSEDPASSPTAKSTTLQSDSPTSSPTTKSSKPENPTTEPEDPASDPNTKSTTPESDSPTSDPSAKSSKPQNPTTKPEDPASDPNTKSTTPESDSPTSDPSAKSSKPQNPTTKPDDQASNPNTKSTTPESDSPTTSDDKSTTPKPKPAKSSPTTAPNPSDSAKPTTAPKTKPSNPKKPTSAPAIPTFGSRFGPSEDKPQNPNNNPTQQFNPTPWQNPTLPVNPDTSSFPMFPPFFFPSFIPQFPIPSYIPNLPYGDSTFHGITDDTNNYPWTGLNNGGGAASSFASASASAGAGGEPLAYPGGYNDNLYPVNLANRATEPNSVLNLANVPNVPNMATAANAPNTASMPNAASVPSVAFSGGFANSGVDQPFDQIDPNLFLFPDFQKQMEEQFKQFQAQMQQQQQAIFEASNRIAADGGIPGAHTAYSGISLGPGGGHQAGAINPVAPGIESRFAEDLPPPSGNSFGVFSSSSSHTAVGPDGKTVSHKSSTTGVNDNGKITFRTVRD
- the LOC143424521 gene encoding uncharacterized protein LOC143424521 isoform X1, which codes for MDTRLLAVLVLVGVAGSLAVPRPPPYRLRRTGSQEADRSFVVDLAGISRTKRDSGDTDTAKSSTTAQPSTLSPATGTESGSTKKPRSTTPDSDPRTDSTPNLSSTTADDSKPSRTTAPVPPLPVLRAKLETKPKPESIESSSPPVEPTMSETDSPTSSTESTTPKTKTPTSSPATKPTPSKRETPTSDPTTETTKSEDPTASPTTKSMDPEISTSEPSTKSTDPEISTSEPSTKSTDPEIPASESSTKSTDPEIPASESSTKSTDPETSASEPTTKSTDPKLPASSPTTKSVKRETPASDPTTEPTTPEAKTTASDPTTEPTTSKSEDPASSPTAKSTTLQSDSPTSSPTTKSSKPENPTTEPEDPASDPNTKSTTPESDSPTSDPSAKSSKPQNPTTKPEDPASDPNTKSTTPESDSPTSDPSAKSSKPQNPTTKPDDQASNPNTKSTTPESDSPTTSDDKSTTPKPKPAKSSPTTAPNPSDSAKPTTAPKTKPSNPKKPTSAPAIPTFGSRFGPSEDKPQNPNNNPTQQFNPTPWQNPTLPVNPDTSSFPMFPPFFFPSFIPQFPIPSYIPNLPYGDSTFHGITDDTNNYPWTGLNNGGGAASSFASASASAGAGGEPLAYPGGYNDNLYPVNLANRATEPNSVLNLANVPNVPNMATAANAPNTASMPNAASVPSVAFSGGFANSGVDQPFDQIDPNLFLFPDFQKQMEEQFKQFQAQMQQQQQAIFEASNRIAADGGIPGAHTAYSGISLGPGGGHQAGAINPVAPGIESRFAEDLPPPSGNSFGVFSSSSSHTAVGPDGKTVSHKSSTTGVNDNGKITFRTVRD